A stretch of the Macaca mulatta isolate MMU2019108-1 chromosome 14, T2T-MMU8v2.0, whole genome shotgun sequence genome encodes the following:
- the LOC721366 gene encoding signal recognition particle 14 kDa protein-like, whose product MVLLESEQFLTELTRLFQKCRTSGSVYITLKKYDGRTKPIPKKGTVEGFEPADNKCLLRATDGKKKISTVVSSKEVSKFQMAHSNLLRANMDGLKKRDKKNKTKKTKAAGVAAAAAVAAAAAAVAAAAAPAAAATAATRATPATPATPAAPAATAATAAQ is encoded by the coding sequence ATGGTATTGTTGGAGAGCGAGCAGTTCCTGACGGAGCTGACCAGACTTTTCCAGAAGTGCCGGACGTCGGGCAGCGTCTATATCACCTTGAAGAAGTATGACGGTCGAACCAAACCCATTCCAAAGAAAGGTACTGTGGAGGGCTTTGAGCCCGCAGACAACAAGTGTCTGTTAAGAGCTACCGATGGGAAAAAGAAGATCAGCACTGTGGTGAGCTCCAAGGAAGTGAGTAAGTTTCAGATGGCTCATTCAAACCTACTGAGAGCTAACATGGATGGGCTGaagaagagagacaaaaagaacaaaactaagaAGACCAAAGCAGCAGGAGTGGCGGCAGCAGCGGCAGTAGCGGCGGCAGCAGcggcagtagcagcagcagcagcacctgccgcagcagcaacagcagcaacaagaGCAACACCAGCAACACCAGCAAcaccagcagcaccagcagcaacagcagcaacagcagcacaGTAA